A window of the Rhizobium sp. ACO-34A genome harbors these coding sequences:
- a CDS encoding acetylornithine deacetylase (catalyzes the formation of L-ornithine from N(2)-acetyl-L-ornithine), which yields MNTDIQSLIDQIDSREGELVDLLCKLVSFRTPAPPARNTGEAQAFIASCLEELGFSVDKWEMYPGDFNVVGVLKGTDSEGHKSLIINGHMDVAEVSPDEVWETGPFDPVVRDGVVIGRGTADMKGGLAGALFALKLLREAGYPLPGDITFQSVIGEEVGEAGTLDCCKRGYTADLALVVDTSDLQIEGQGGVITGWITIKSPQSFHDGTRRQMIHAGGGLVGASAIEKMMKIIQGLQDLERHWAVTKSYPGCPLGSTTINPAVIEGGRHAAFIADECRLWITVHYYPNEDHETIVEEIETHIRRVADADPWLRDNHPQFRWGGKSMIEDRGEIFPSLELDPTHAGVRLLASKYQAVTGQPAVLSVSPSVTDGGWFGHEGIPAAIFGPGKLRHAHAINEQVSIEELKDFTRIMLSFIAEWSATRK from the coding sequence ATGAATACCGATATCCAGTCGCTCATTGACCAGATCGACAGCCGGGAAGGCGAACTGGTGGACCTGCTCTGCAAGCTGGTCTCCTTCCGGACACCCGCGCCGCCCGCCCGCAATACTGGCGAAGCGCAGGCCTTCATAGCCTCATGCCTTGAGGAACTCGGCTTCTCCGTCGACAAGTGGGAGATGTATCCCGGCGATTTCAATGTCGTTGGCGTTCTCAAGGGCACGGACAGCGAAGGCCACAAGAGCCTGATCATCAACGGACACATGGACGTTGCCGAGGTCAGCCCGGACGAGGTCTGGGAGACAGGCCCCTTCGATCCCGTCGTGCGGGACGGGGTCGTCATCGGCAGAGGGACGGCGGACATGAAGGGCGGGCTCGCGGGCGCGCTGTTCGCCCTCAAGCTTCTGCGTGAGGCCGGTTATCCCCTGCCGGGTGACATCACTTTCCAGTCCGTGATCGGCGAGGAAGTGGGCGAAGCCGGAACGCTCGATTGCTGCAAGCGCGGCTATACGGCGGACCTGGCGCTGGTCGTCGACACTTCCGACCTGCAGATCGAGGGGCAAGGCGGGGTTATTACCGGCTGGATCACCATCAAGAGCCCGCAAAGCTTCCACGACGGCACTCGCCGCCAGATGATCCATGCGGGCGGCGGGCTCGTTGGCGCCAGCGCCATCGAAAAGATGATGAAGATCATCCAGGGCCTGCAGGATCTCGAGCGGCACTGGGCGGTGACCAAATCCTATCCGGGATGCCCGCTCGGCTCCACCACCATCAATCCCGCGGTCATCGAAGGTGGAAGGCACGCGGCCTTCATCGCCGACGAATGCCGGCTTTGGATCACCGTGCATTACTATCCGAACGAGGATCACGAGACGATCGTCGAGGAAATCGAAACCCATATCCGTCGGGTGGCGGACGCCGACCCCTGGCTGCGCGACAACCATCCGCAGTTCCGCTGGGGCGGGAAATCCATGATCGAGGACAGAGGAGAAATCTTTCCCTCGCTGGAACTCGATCCGACACATGCGGGCGTCCGGCTGCTGGCTTCAAAATACCAGGCGGTTACCGGTCAGCCGGCCGTGCTCAGCGTGTCGCCGAGCGTCACCGACGGAGGCTGGTTCGGTCATGAAGGCATACCGGCCGCCATCTTCGGCCCCGGCAAGCTCCGGCATGCGCATGCCATCAACGAGCAGGTCTCGATCGAGGAGCTCAAGGACTTCACCAGGATCATGCTCAGTTTCATCGCCGAGTGGAGCGCCACGCGAAAATAG
- a CDS encoding TetR family transcriptional regulator, whose protein sequence is MKVTREQMAENRLRILDSAAELFRAKGFEAVTVAEVMKAAGLTHGGFYGHFSSKDDLVAQTLAHSLKIDTEGKSNLSSWIGSYLSPRHRDDPGHGCPTAGLAAETRHQGPAAQAAMTEGVRAQIERISQAMPGAGEAEKRRAAIGSWSAMVGAVILARAIADPELSDEVLKETHAWIDAALARDAVPREANTPAVSAHS, encoded by the coding sequence ATGAAGGTTACGCGGGAACAGATGGCGGAGAACCGGCTCCGCATTCTCGATTCGGCAGCCGAACTCTTCCGTGCCAAGGGTTTCGAGGCGGTGACCGTCGCCGAGGTGATGAAGGCCGCCGGGCTGACCCATGGCGGCTTCTACGGCCATTTCTCCTCGAAAGACGATCTGGTCGCCCAGACGCTGGCCCATAGCCTGAAGATCGACACGGAAGGCAAATCCAATCTTTCCTCCTGGATCGGCAGCTATCTCTCGCCGCGGCATCGGGACGATCCCGGCCATGGTTGCCCGACGGCCGGCCTCGCGGCGGAAACCCGCCATCAAGGGCCTGCGGCTCAGGCCGCGATGACAGAAGGCGTCCGCGCTCAGATCGAGAGGATAAGCCAGGCGATGCCGGGCGCCGGCGAGGCCGAAAAACGCCGTGCGGCGATCGGGAGCTGGTCTGCCATGGTCGGCGCCGTGATCCTTGCCCGCGCCATCGCCGATCCCGAACTTTCTGATGAAGTGCTCAAGGAAACCCACGCCTGGATCGACGCGGCCCTTGCCAGGGATGCCGTTCCGCGGGAGGCAAACACTCCTGCCGTTTCCGCTCATTCCTGA
- a CDS encoding thiaminase II gives MKKIDFEYGLFGKLRAAAAEDWDAYVRHPFVRQLGTGELPQPCFRRFLTQDYLFLIHFARAYALLAYKGGSIEEVRSATRSLNAIIDELPVHVGYCTSWGLTEDMMAAEPEAPETMTYTRFVLDAGLSGDILDLMVALIPCVAGYGEIGQILMSEDTTVLEGNPYGDWLRNYEGEHYLQSVQDAINALDTIGQRRGAEARFDQLLAIFRTATRLEANFWQMGLNAGPSTLLDAAE, from the coding sequence ATGAAGAAGATCGATTTTGAGTACGGCCTGTTCGGCAAGCTTCGCGCGGCCGCGGCGGAAGACTGGGATGCCTATGTTCGCCACCCCTTCGTCAGGCAACTGGGCACCGGCGAACTGCCGCAACCCTGCTTCAGGCGGTTCCTGACACAGGACTATCTCTTCCTCATCCATTTCGCCCGTGCCTACGCTCTGCTTGCCTACAAGGGAGGCTCGATCGAGGAGGTCCGTTCGGCCACAAGGTCGCTGAACGCCATCATCGACGAACTGCCGGTGCATGTCGGCTATTGCACATCCTGGGGATTGACCGAGGACATGATGGCGGCGGAACCGGAAGCGCCGGAGACGATGACCTATACCCGCTTCGTGCTCGATGCCGGCCTCTCGGGCGACATCCTCGACCTGATGGTGGCGCTCATCCCCTGTGTCGCCGGCTACGGCGAGATTGGCCAGATCCTGATGTCCGAAGACACCACGGTGCTGGAAGGCAACCCCTATGGGGACTGGCTGCGCAACTATGAGGGGGAACACTATCTGCAGAGCGTTCAGGACGCGATCAACGCGCTTGATACGATTGGCCAGCGCCGCGGGGCGGAGGCGCGCTTCGACCAGCTTCTGGCCATCTTCAGGACGGCGACGCGCCTGGAGGCCAATTTCTGGCAGATGGGCCTGAATGCCGGGCCGTCCACCCTGCTGGACGCCGCCGAATAG
- a CDS encoding FMN reductase — MQVLQAQTATKDPRAMATVQGLQSIRYRNGMARLGAAVTIATTDGPAGLAGFAATAVCSVSDDPPTLLVCLNKGSSAYAAVTANRTLCVNVTSSRHRELCGLFGGRTPVEQRFAAARWSTLATGAPVLEGALASFDCRIVSICDGGTHDVLMCAVEDMTSEEDGRPLIYFDRAYHSF, encoded by the coding sequence ATGCAGGTCTTGCAGGCGCAAACCGCAACAAAGGATCCACGGGCCATGGCAACGGTTCAGGGTTTGCAGAGTATTCGATATCGGAACGGGATGGCCCGCCTCGGCGCGGCGGTGACAATTGCCACGACGGACGGGCCGGCAGGACTGGCCGGATTTGCGGCAACCGCGGTGTGCAGCGTATCCGACGATCCGCCGACCCTGCTGGTCTGCCTGAACAAGGGCAGTTCCGCCTATGCCGCGGTCACGGCGAACCGAACCCTTTGCGTCAACGTCACCAGCAGCCGGCACCGGGAACTCTGCGGCCTCTTCGGCGGCAGGACACCCGTCGAGCAGCGCTTCGCCGCGGCCCGCTGGTCGACGCTTGCGACCGGTGCACCGGTTCTCGAAGGAGCGCTGGCATCCTTCGATTGCCGGATCGTCTCCATCTGCGACGGCGGCACCCACGACGTTCTGATGTGCGCGGTCGAAGACATGACCAGCGAGGAGGACGGTCGCCCCCTCATCTATTTCGACCGCGCGTATCACAGCTTCTGA
- a CDS encoding LysR family transcriptional regulator — protein MNLNTYRYFNEVAETRSIRRAADRLHVAPSAISRQIAILEQSLGTLLLERTNTGIQLTSAGLVLERFTRHMFRDMERVQESIRNLKGLRLGEVKIWVIEGLILDFLPRTIADFNEQFPAIKFSVYSESSDRIAEALSRDEADIGIVYNPRGRPGIEIVAQYSEPVMCMVNPTHDFAGRESLSLAEICSQQIALPITSFGLRQLFDQAITRQKLNPDVLVSTNNLELTKAMAITGKTIAIAPAMAARKELSDGRLRAIPIQEGEFVDATSAVCVHRDRQLSYAANEFLKRLVKAFQAATKASTHLA, from the coding sequence GTGAATCTGAACACTTACCGATATTTCAACGAAGTCGCCGAAACACGATCCATCCGACGCGCCGCGGACAGGCTTCATGTCGCCCCATCCGCCATCAGCCGTCAGATCGCCATTCTCGAGCAGTCACTTGGAACATTGCTGCTGGAGCGCACGAATACCGGCATTCAGCTGACCTCGGCGGGGCTCGTGCTGGAGCGTTTCACTCGCCATATGTTCCGCGACATGGAGCGCGTCCAGGAAAGCATCCGCAACCTGAAGGGGCTGAGGCTCGGTGAGGTGAAGATCTGGGTCATCGAGGGCCTGATCCTGGATTTTCTTCCGCGCACCATCGCCGATTTCAACGAGCAGTTCCCGGCGATCAAGTTCTCCGTCTATTCGGAATCCTCGGATCGCATCGCCGAGGCGCTATCGCGTGACGAGGCCGACATCGGCATCGTCTATAATCCGCGCGGCCGGCCCGGTATCGAGATCGTCGCCCAGTATTCCGAGCCCGTCATGTGCATGGTCAATCCCACGCATGATTTCGCAGGCCGGGAAAGTCTCAGCCTCGCCGAGATCTGCAGCCAGCAGATAGCGCTGCCCATCACCAGCTTCGGCCTTCGTCAGCTTTTCGACCAGGCCATCACCCGGCAGAAGCTGAACCCCGACGTTCTGGTATCGACAAACAATCTGGAACTGACCAAGGCCATGGCTATCACTGGCAAGACGATTGCGATCGCTCCCGCCATGGCGGCGCGCAAGGAGTTGAGCGACGGCAGGCTCAGGGCCATTCCCATTCAGGAAGGCGAGTTCGTTGATGCCACCTCGGCGGTCTGCGTGCATCGTGACCGGCAGCTTTCCTACGCGGCCAACGAATTCCTCAAACGCCTGGTCAAGGCGTTCCAGGCTGCGACCAAGGCTTCCACCCACCTTGCCTGA
- a CDS encoding nitrate/sulfonate/bicarbonate ABC transporter ATP-binding protein has translation MRPPAGARQSSQNATPGIRVENLTLRFGEHTIFENLNFEIGGGEFVVLLGSSGVGKSSLLKIIGGLAKATAGKVTGTDGQPVANRIAYMGQQDLLFPWLNVFENVTLGARLRHEKVDRDWAEHLLERVGLGNRHKVLPSALSGGMRQRAAIARTLYERRPIVLMDEPFSALDAITRAMVQDLAAEMLADRTVLLITHDPMEACRLGHHLIVLSGHPARLGTPITVAGKPPRSPDDPDLQKSQGELLRLFVENAR, from the coding sequence ATACGCCCGCCGGCAGGCGCCCGACAGTCCTCGCAGAATGCAACGCCCGGCATTCGCGTCGAGAACCTGACCTTGCGTTTCGGCGAGCATACCATCTTCGAGAACCTGAACTTCGAGATCGGCGGTGGTGAATTCGTCGTGCTCCTGGGGTCGAGCGGGGTTGGAAAAAGCAGCCTCCTGAAAATCATCGGCGGCCTCGCCAAGGCGACGGCTGGAAAGGTGACCGGCACGGATGGCCAGCCAGTTGCGAACCGCATCGCCTATATGGGCCAGCAGGACCTTTTGTTTCCCTGGCTGAACGTCTTTGAAAACGTCACGCTCGGCGCCCGGCTCCGCCATGAAAAGGTGGACAGGGATTGGGCCGAACATCTGCTGGAGCGCGTCGGGCTCGGCAACCGGCACAAGGTTCTGCCGTCCGCCCTTTCCGGCGGCATGCGCCAGCGCGCGGCAATCGCCCGTACCCTCTACGAACGGCGGCCCATCGTGCTGATGGACGAACCATTCTCGGCGCTTGATGCCATCACCCGCGCCATGGTCCAGGATCTCGCGGCGGAAATGCTCGCGGACCGAACGGTGCTCCTCATCACGCACGATCCCATGGAGGCCTGCCGCCTGGGCCACCACCTCATCGTCCTTTCCGGACATCCGGCAAGGCTCGGAACCCCGATCACCGTGGCAGGAAAGCCGCCGCGATCTCCCGATGATCCTGACCTCCAGAAGAGCCAGGGCGAACTGCTGCGCCTTTTCGTGGAGAATGCCCGATGA
- a CDS encoding MarR family transcriptional regulator, protein MTGKTPERQPEKPFDEPLVLDLHSEVALDAEQRASLASDVSWLEYRAEFRKKMIRDGFLKHPWRSIFEADMIFTLIGHKWLQGEVMTVKEVATYFEIFTSDVTITRHIDDMVASGTLIRRPDPRDRRRLHLIPTQRLFEIGRIFLEARKAIARRHGFVYDPERTRAESGL, encoded by the coding sequence ATGACCGGTAAGACGCCAGAAAGACAGCCGGAAAAGCCATTTGACGAACCGCTGGTTCTCGATTTGCACTCGGAAGTCGCTCTCGATGCGGAGCAGCGTGCTTCGTTGGCCTCGGATGTGTCGTGGCTCGAATATCGCGCCGAATTTCGCAAGAAGATGATCAGGGACGGTTTTCTCAAGCATCCCTGGCGCAGTATATTTGAAGCCGACATGATCTTCACCCTGATCGGGCACAAATGGCTTCAGGGGGAAGTCATGACGGTGAAGGAAGTCGCCACCTATTTCGAGATCTTCACCAGCGATGTGACGATCACCCGCCATATCGACGACATGGTCGCCTCCGGCACGCTCATCCGCAGACCCGATCCCCGGGATCGGCGGCGTCTGCACCTGATCCCGACGCAGCGGCTTTTCGAGATCGGTCGGATTTTTCTGGAAGCGCGCAAGGCAATCGCCCGCCGCCACGGCTTCGTCTACGACCCCGAACGCACCCGGGCGGAATCCGGTCTCTGA
- a CDS encoding tail-specific protease yields MRLQYGFIALLLAIAPPAYALDAGAPPVLSPSEQQGQAANLSAQFLTRYAYKPVPLDDTLSAKIMDRFIKSLDPDRSLFLQADIDKFMADRTNIDDAIAAEDLKIPFSIFNVYTQRIIERMTHARGLLKQHFDFTAQENYTLPDDNGTWARSEAEIDDLWRKRVKSDWLRLKLAGRSDEAIRDTLDKRYKNILERVQTYKSDDVFQSFMAAYTTSVDPHTDYFGVAASENFDISMKLSLVGIGAVLQERDGYTTVRELVPGGPAQLSGKLAVGDRIIGVGQGENGAVQEVVGTRLDAVVQLIRGEKDTVVRLDILPADAGEGGSHRVIDLVRDKVNLEKQAAQKDILPVDEAGITRRIGVITLPTFYEDFDARQKGDKDYRSASRDVAKLLGELKHDNVDGVLVDLRDNGGGSLSEAIDLTGLFIGKGPVVQQRNAEGKVKVQSDDLSKPAWTGPVGVLINRGSASASEIFAAAIQDYGRGVIVGEPSFGKGTVQTVVDLDQVARNSEPKFGQLKFTVAQFFRVDGGTTQLRGVTPDISLPGLSDPKTLGEASYENALPWTEIKPAKYKINTGMTAVLPKLQSLHEARVEKDPDFQRFVEDAAELKAQREKRTVSLNETERRNEMTALANRLKAREQEDDGLLRGPDDGLQADERGLQADIAMEDARKNAKDVLRNEAASIVADQRDLLEQVR; encoded by the coding sequence ATGCGCCTTCAATACGGTTTCATTGCCCTTCTCCTTGCAATCGCTCCGCCGGCTTACGCGCTTGATGCCGGAGCCCCGCCGGTTCTGTCACCGAGTGAACAGCAGGGGCAGGCCGCAAATCTGAGCGCGCAGTTCCTGACGCGATACGCCTATAAGCCCGTTCCGCTCGACGACACATTGTCGGCGAAGATAATGGACAGGTTCATCAAGTCTCTGGACCCGGACCGGAGTCTGTTCCTGCAGGCGGATATCGATAAGTTCATGGCCGACAGGACCAATATCGACGATGCCATAGCTGCCGAGGACCTGAAGATCCCGTTTTCGATCTTCAATGTCTATACGCAACGGATTATCGAGCGCATGACCCATGCGCGCGGGCTTCTCAAACAGCACTTCGATTTCACCGCGCAGGAGAACTACACGCTGCCGGACGACAACGGAACCTGGGCGCGATCAGAGGCCGAGATCGATGACCTCTGGCGCAAACGCGTCAAATCCGACTGGCTACGGCTGAAGCTGGCGGGCCGGTCCGACGAGGCAATCCGCGATACGCTCGACAAGCGCTACAAGAACATCCTGGAGCGCGTTCAAACATACAAGAGCGACGATGTCTTCCAGTCGTTCATGGCCGCCTACACGACATCGGTCGATCCGCACACGGACTACTTCGGTGTCGCCGCTTCGGAGAACTTCGATATCTCGATGAAGCTTTCACTGGTTGGCATCGGGGCCGTGCTGCAGGAACGCGACGGCTACACAACCGTCCGTGAACTGGTGCCCGGTGGACCGGCGCAATTGTCCGGCAAACTTGCCGTCGGAGACCGCATCATCGGTGTCGGTCAGGGCGAAAACGGCGCCGTGCAGGAAGTCGTGGGCACGCGTCTCGATGCGGTCGTGCAATTGATACGCGGGGAAAAGGATACCGTCGTTCGCCTGGATATCCTGCCGGCAGATGCCGGCGAAGGGGGCAGCCACCGCGTGATCGATCTGGTGCGGGACAAGGTCAACCTGGAGAAGCAGGCTGCCCAGAAGGACATCCTTCCGGTCGACGAGGCCGGCATCACGCGCAGGATCGGCGTGATTACCCTGCCGACATTCTATGAGGATTTCGATGCGCGGCAGAAAGGCGACAAGGACTACAGAAGCGCAAGCCGCGATGTTGCAAAACTTCTCGGCGAGTTGAAGCATGACAATGTGGATGGCGTTCTGGTCGATCTGCGCGACAATGGCGGCGGCTCGCTGTCCGAGGCGATCGACCTGACGGGCCTGTTTATCGGCAAAGGCCCCGTGGTCCAGCAGCGCAACGCCGAAGGCAAGGTAAAGGTGCAGAGCGACGACCTTTCCAAGCCTGCCTGGACTGGCCCCGTGGGCGTATTGATCAATCGCGGGTCGGCGTCTGCCTCCGAGATTTTTGCCGCGGCGATACAGGATTATGGCCGGGGAGTGATTGTCGGTGAACCCAGCTTCGGCAAGGGCACCGTGCAGACGGTCGTCGACCTCGATCAGGTGGCGCGCAACAGCGAACCGAAGTTCGGTCAGCTGAAGTTTACGGTTGCCCAGTTCTTTCGGGTTGACGGGGGAACGACGCAGCTGCGTGGCGTGACGCCCGATATCAGCCTGCCCGGTCTTTCCGACCCCAAGACCCTCGGTGAAGCGAGCTATGAAAATGCGCTGCCCTGGACAGAGATCAAGCCTGCGAAATACAAGATCAACACCGGGATGACCGCCGTGCTGCCGAAGCTGCAAAGCCTTCATGAGGCCCGGGTGGAAAAGGATCCGGACTTTCAACGTTTCGTGGAAGATGCCGCGGAACTGAAGGCACAGCGCGAAAAACGCACCGTCTCTCTCAACGAGACCGAACGCCGCAACGAGATGACCGCTCTTGCAAATCGCCTGAAGGCTCGCGAGCAGGAAGACGATGGCCTGCTTCGCGGACCGGACGATGGTCTGCAGGCGGATGAACGCGGCCTGCAGGCGGATATCGCGATGGAAGATGCCCGAAAGAACGCAAAGGACGTCCTAAGAAACGAGGCGGCTTCAATCGTTGCCGATCAGCGGGATCTGCTGGAACAGGTGCGATAG
- a CDS encoding thiamine biosynthesis protein, producing MLKRLMVGVAFTMMISSAQAAEKVTVLLDWFINPDHAPILVAEQIGAFKEAGLEVEIVPPADPSMPPRLVAAKQGDIAISYQPQLYMYAQEGLPLVRVGTIVNSPLNTIAVLGSSGIKSMADLKGKKIGYSVSGIEEATLGTMLQQGGLTLNDVSMINVNFQLVSSLMAGQVDAVIGGYRNFEATEIRDLGVEPVLFNVEDFGVPAYDELIVLANKDNVGDPKIKKFMDALKKGTEYLLAHPQETWEAFAKAHPDLDNNLNKQAWKDTLPMFAKDPLALDVARYEGYGKFLFQNKLIKAELPLADYAVELK from the coding sequence ATGCTCAAGAGACTGATGGTCGGCGTCGCATTCACCATGATGATCAGTTCGGCGCAAGCCGCCGAGAAGGTGACAGTGCTTCTCGACTGGTTCATCAACCCCGACCACGCCCCCATTCTGGTTGCGGAACAGATCGGCGCCTTCAAGGAAGCCGGCCTCGAGGTCGAGATCGTACCGCCGGCCGATCCGAGCATGCCGCCGCGCCTCGTCGCCGCAAAGCAGGGCGATATCGCGATCAGCTATCAGCCTCAGCTCTACATGTATGCCCAGGAAGGGCTGCCCCTCGTGCGCGTGGGAACCATCGTGAACTCGCCGCTGAACACCATCGCCGTTCTCGGCTCGTCCGGCATCAAGTCGATGGCCGACCTGAAAGGCAAGAAGATCGGCTATTCCGTGAGCGGCATCGAGGAGGCAACCCTCGGAACCATGCTCCAGCAGGGCGGACTGACACTCAACGATGTTTCCATGATCAACGTGAACTTCCAGCTCGTCAGTTCGCTGATGGCAGGGCAGGTGGATGCTGTGATCGGAGGATATCGCAACTTCGAAGCCACGGAGATCCGCGATCTCGGCGTCGAGCCGGTCCTGTTCAATGTCGAGGACTTCGGCGTTCCCGCCTATGACGAACTCATCGTGCTCGCCAACAAGGACAATGTCGGCGATCCAAAGATCAAGAAGTTCATGGACGCCCTGAAGAAGGGAACCGAATACCTGCTGGCCCATCCGCAGGAGACCTGGGAAGCCTTCGCCAAGGCCCATCCGGATCTCGACAACAACCTGAACAAGCAGGCCTGGAAGGACACGCTGCCGATGTTCGCCAAGGATCCGCTGGCCCTCGATGTCGCGCGCTACGAAGGGTACGGGAAGTTCCTTTTCCAGAACAAGCTGATCAAGGCGGAGCTTCCACTGGCGGACTACGCCGTCGAACTCAAGTGA
- a CDS encoding chlorohydrolase, with product MTRLIIKNGMVLTLDEAGTYHETASVIIDDDRITAIVPEGQPVDEGSADEVIDATDKIVMPGLIDLHYHTAIGKGFNDHMPLWEYLDECWYPLIRALDPEAAYWAALASYTESVKSGATTVNDMYRQLDALAQAAEDIGIRAVLSNDVALEEHDLDSLQDNYDAYQRNHGKANGRVEVRVGIEWLPLASPDLLREARAMANDLKCGVHVHLNESKTEVDFCLEKFGRRPTELAYDTGLLGPDTIAAHCVWLSDREIEMMAETGTHISHNPNSNAKLGNGIARVPEMLAAGINVGLGHDAVECNNSADMFEVMKYASLLQRASRVDASLMQAGDVLRMATNNGARALGHQTGQLSAGRKADIILVETNSAIFTPLLRDTAVHMTSHLVFASNGSVVDTSIIDGKVVMRGRELTLVDEKKIVREANAAFRRIKDKMVVKRSKA from the coding sequence ATGACGCGGCTCATCATCAAGAACGGCATGGTCCTTACGCTGGACGAGGCGGGTACGTACCACGAGACGGCAAGCGTCATCATCGATGACGACCGGATCACGGCTATCGTGCCGGAAGGGCAGCCGGTCGACGAGGGAAGCGCCGACGAAGTCATCGACGCGACCGACAAGATCGTCATGCCCGGCCTGATCGACCTGCATTACCACACAGCCATCGGCAAGGGGTTCAACGACCACATGCCGCTGTGGGAATATCTCGATGAATGCTGGTATCCGCTGATCAGGGCGCTCGATCCGGAGGCGGCCTATTGGGCGGCGCTTGCGAGCTATACGGAATCGGTAAAGTCCGGGGCGACCACCGTCAACGACATGTACCGGCAGCTCGATGCGCTGGCACAGGCCGCCGAGGACATCGGCATCCGTGCGGTGCTCTCGAATGATGTCGCGCTTGAGGAGCACGACCTCGACAGCCTTCAGGACAATTACGACGCCTACCAGCGCAACCATGGCAAGGCCAATGGCCGCGTCGAGGTCCGCGTCGGCATCGAATGGCTGCCATTGGCCTCGCCGGACCTGCTCCGCGAAGCGAGGGCCATGGCCAACGACCTGAAATGCGGTGTCCATGTCCACCTGAACGAGTCGAAGACTGAAGTCGACTTCTGCCTGGAAAAATTCGGCCGCCGCCCGACGGAGCTCGCCTACGACACAGGGCTGCTGGGACCGGATACGATCGCCGCTCATTGCGTATGGCTGAGCGATCGCGAGATCGAGATGATGGCCGAGACCGGTACCCACATCTCCCATAACCCCAACTCCAACGCCAAACTCGGAAACGGGATTGCCCGCGTTCCCGAAATGCTGGCCGCCGGCATCAATGTCGGCCTCGGACACGATGCCGTGGAGTGCAACAACAGCGCCGACATGTTCGAGGTCATGAAATATGCGTCGCTGCTGCAGCGGGCGAGCCGGGTCGATGCGAGCCTCATGCAGGCCGGGGACGTGCTGCGCATGGCGACCAACAACGGCGCCAGGGCGCTCGGTCACCAGACGGGGCAACTCTCCGCCGGGCGGAAGGCGGACATCATCCTGGTCGAGACGAACAGCGCGATCTTCACGCCGCTCCTTCGCGATACGGCGGTCCATATGACCAGCCATCTCGTCTTCGCCTCGAACGGCAGTGTCGTCGACACCTCGATCATCGACGGCAAGGTCGTGATGCGGGGCCGGGAGCTGACGCTTGTCGACGAGAAGAAGATCGTACGCGAAGCAAACGCCGCATTCCGGCGCATCAAGGACAAGATGGTCGTCAAGCGCAGCAAGGCCTGA
- a CDS encoding ABC transporter permease, which translates to MNRKLFNHLGAGGRGLVIFCGLIGLWWAAAVLFRLPPYMLPTPPVVAEALWNGRSYLLEHTLITASEILLGLFFGLSCGALLALLMVYSPLLQRWLMPVLVISQAIPIFALAPLLVLWFGFGLSSKIVAASLVIFFPVAASFYDGLRRTETGWMDLARTMGASSYSQLRHVRLVAALPAFGSGLRVAAAVAPIGAVIGEWVGSAGGLGYVMLNANARMQTAVCFAALFVLSLMAVALWQLVDVLLKRILYWVPDANRAD; encoded by the coding sequence ATGAACCGCAAGCTCTTCAACCATCTCGGAGCCGGCGGCCGCGGCCTCGTCATCTTCTGCGGGCTCATCGGCCTCTGGTGGGCCGCCGCTGTGCTGTTCCGACTGCCACCCTACATGTTGCCGACACCGCCGGTCGTGGCGGAGGCGCTGTGGAACGGTCGCAGCTACCTGCTCGAACATACGCTGATCACGGCGTCGGAAATCCTGCTGGGCCTGTTCTTCGGCCTGTCATGCGGGGCCCTGCTCGCACTGCTGATGGTCTACTCGCCGTTGCTGCAGCGATGGCTGATGCCGGTACTCGTGATCAGCCAGGCCATCCCGATCTTCGCGCTTGCGCCCCTGCTCGTCCTCTGGTTCGGCTTCGGCCTCTCCTCCAAGATCGTCGCCGCCTCGCTGGTGATCTTCTTTCCGGTCGCCGCCTCGTTCTATGACGGACTTCGCCGCACGGAAACGGGATGGATGGACCTTGCCAGAACCATGGGCGCTTCCTCCTACTCGCAGCTTCGCCATGTGCGTCTGGTCGCGGCTCTGCCGGCGTTCGGCTCCGGATTGCGGGTGGCCGCCGCGGTCGCGCCGATCGGCGCCGTCATCGGCGAATGGGTGGGGTCGGCCGGTGGTCTCGGCTACGTGATGCTCAATGCCAATGCCCGCATGCAGACGGCCGTCTGCTTCGCAGCCCTGTTCGTGCTCTCGCTCATGGCGGTCGCCCTTTGGCAACTGGTCGACGTCCTGCTGAAGCGCATCCTCTATTGGGTCCCGGATGCCAACCGGGCCGACTGA